From Toxorhynchites rutilus septentrionalis strain SRP chromosome 2, ASM2978413v1, whole genome shotgun sequence, a single genomic window includes:
- the LOC129769104 gene encoding transcription factor hamlet: MLINKDTFPYRMGLSPLYFYPSSSVNVSNERLGYIPITPPYHIQYDYVLPGMQSPKQPAAASSSVATRAEMMGGVDSGQSSLYFYMNAAGKEEITSVPLSPPHTPPLLYAPDQTGSGGLGGDGSSAAIIANQYGLQKLQLAVDRVDADEDDDDNFDGSGVGRLDKNNDDDGADDGVLYRARNSVIMKVENQQVVPLIGAEGTRSLERFVCKWENCYCVFFKLEELASHVTQKHAVVGLGGLYYCRWENCLRQDRGFNARYKMLVHVRTHTKEKPHQCAKCGKCFSRAENLKIHLRSHSGEKPYVCPIEGCNKAYSNSSDRFKHTRTHSNDKPYVCKVLGCHKRYTDPSSLRKHVKTFKHINLLVPLSAEGDYYHHPHLVPATYHPHHYGSSNSNCSNGSTGSPVKIASDNSYTDESRASSTTTTASSPELDGEDNNVLIDVVNVDKCDEKLIFPDYHLYPHRRLATPLLATDGSLEPNDDDGYECGGDFLIGPEQNYRRRYSSFLKSNPPSVEELVRLGRDDEGFLPTAVEDDELCSAIRRMNGPKLMGVNAMNVDGPLDLSIHHR; encoded by the exons ATGTTAATAAACAAAGACACCTTTCCCTACAGAATGGGATTATCGCCGCTTTACTTCTATCCGTCTTCATCGGTGAATGTGTCGAATGAGCGACTTGGATATATTCCGATAACCCCGCCGTATCACATCCAGTACGATTACGTCCTTCCGGGAATGCAATCACCGAAACAGCCGGCAGCTGCCTCTTCCTCCGTCGCCACACGCGCCGAAATGATGGGCGGAGTTGACAGTGGCCAATCGTCGTTGTATTTTTACATGAATGCAGCAGGAAAGGAGGAAATTACATCGGTGCCATTATCGCCACCGCACACTCCGCCGCTGCTGTATGCACCGGACCAAACCGGGAGTGGTGGCCTCGGCGGAGATGGCAGCAGTGCGGCCATAATCGCCAACCAATATGGACTGCAGAAACTGCAGCTGGCCGTTGACAGGGTCGATGCAGACGAGGACGACGATGACAATTTTGACGGCAGCGGCGTCGGTAGACTGGATAAAAATAACGACGACGATGGTGCCGACGACGGGGTCCTCTATCGGGCGCGAAACTCTGTTATCATGAAGGTGGAGAACCAGCAAGTGGTTCCGTTGATCGGCGCCGAGGGCACACGTTCGCTGGAGAGGTTCGTGTGCAAGTGGGAGAACTgctattg CGTTTTCTTCAAACTGGAGGAGCTGGCAAGTCACGTCACGCAAAAGCATGCGGTCGTTGGACTGGGTGGGTTGTACTATTGCCGCTGGGAGAATTGCCTGCGACAGGATCGGGGATTCAATGCACGCTACAAGATGCTGGTGCATGTTCGGACCCATACCAAAGAAAAACCACACCAGTGCGCTAAGTGTGGTAAATGTTTTTCACGCGCGGAAAACCTGAAAATTCACCTGCGGTCGCACTCGGGTGAGAAACCGTACGTTTGCCCCATAGAG GGATGTAACAAGGCTTACTCCAATTCTTCGGATCGCTTCAAGCACACACGTACCCATTCTAACGATAAACCATACGTGTGCAAAGTGCTTGGATGCCACAAACGGTACACCGATCCGTCATCGTTGCGTAAGCATGTGAAGACCTTCAAACATATCAACCTGTTGGTGCCATTATCAGCAGAGGGTGATTATTATCACCACCCTCACCTGGTCCCAGCTACGTATCACCCGCATCACTATGGGAGCAGCAATAGCAACTGCAGCAATGGCAGCACCGGAAGTCCGGTCAAGATTGCAAGCGATAACTCATACACCGATGAGAGCCGAGCCTCGAGCACCACGACAACCGCCAGCAGCCCCGAGTTGGACGGCGAAGATAATAACGTGCTAATTGATGTCGTCAACGTTGacaagtgtgatgaaaaattAATCTTCCCTGACTACCACTTGTATCCTCATCGAAGGCTAGCGACTCCTCTGCTGGCCACCGATGGGTCGCTCGAGCCAAACGATGATGATGGATATGAGTGCGGGGGCGATTTTCTCATTGGCCCGGAACAAAACTATCGCCGGCGGTACAGCAGCTTTCTCAAGTCGAATCCTCCCTCAGTGGAAGAACTCGTGCGGCTCGGCAGGGATGATGAGGGCTTCCTTCCAACGGCAGTGGAGGACGACGAGCTATGCAGCGCTATTCGACGAATGAACGGCCCTAAATTGATGGGAGTGAACGCCATGAATGTGGATGGACCACTCGATCTCAGCATACATCATCGATAG